CAGCGTGATCGAAAGCTCCCGGCTTTTGACGATGTCGCCCCCGGCGATGACGACCCCGGGTTTTTTTGCCAGCGCTTGCATTCCGGCATATAGTTGGTCTATTTGCTTGACGCTGGTTTTTGCAGGAAGCGCCAAGGTGACCAACGCCATCATAGGGTTCCCCCCCATGGCCGCAATGTCGGAAAGGTTGGCCGCCATGGTCCTGTATCCCAGGTCAAAGAAGGAAGTGTAGCTCAGGTCAAAGTGAACCCCTTCCACCATGGTGTCGGTGGTGACGGCGCATATTTTGCCCGGGGACAGTTTTAAAAGAGCGGCATCATCACCTATACCCAATAGGACCCGGCTGTTCCTGGGGACCATGCCTGCGGTCTTTTTTATCCGGTCTATCAGGCCGAACTCGCCTATGTCAGATATCTTTTTTGCCACAGAGCGATGATTTCAACATTTCTAACTTTTCAAACATAATATTCCGGGCATCTATCGAGGAACAGGTGGTTTAGCGGCGTCACCCTCTTATTATCTGCTACTTTGGGGTCGATGTCAACCACCCTCACGGCCTCGTTTTTCACGGGAGCCTTGGCCAAAATGCTTTGATCAGGGCCGGCCATTATGCTCTGTCCTATGAAGTTCAGGTCATGCCGGCCCCGCTTTTCCCGGCCCGTCCGGTTGGCGGTGATGGTGAAGACCTTGTTCTCCAGCGCCCTCACCGGCATGGATCTTGGGCAATAAGGCAGTACCAGGTTGGCCGGATGGCAGATGATCTGGGCGCCATTAAGAGCCAGACTGCGGGCAGCCTCGGGGAAGAACCAGTCGTAGCAGATCATCATCCCGATCTTCACTTGTCCGGCCCGGAAGACCTTGAAACCGGTATCGCCCGGGGCGAACCACTTTTTCTCGTTCCAGAAAAGATGGGTCTTGCGGTAGATGTCGGTCTTGCCCGAAGGACGGATCAGGATGGACGAGTTAAATATCTTGTTCCCGGCCTGCTCGGCGAATCCCGCCACCAGAATGGTCCCCGTTTTCTTTGACAGCAGTTTCAAGGCTTTGATGGAAGGCCCTTCGGAAGTTTCCGATAACTGCCGGACCTCGTCCTTGGAAACGAAATTGTAACCGGACAGGCACAGCTCCGGCAGCACCAGCAGGTCGGCCTTGACTGAGGAGACCAGCCGGTGTATGGTGCTTAGATTTTTAGTTACCTGGCCGAAAGCCGGGTTGAATTGAACGAAGCCTGTCTTCATGGTTTTACATGTCATCCTGAGCGCTGCACTGAGCGGCCCGGCTGAGTAAGCCGAAGCCTTGTCGAAGTGGTTGGCGCCGTGCCTGGCCTATCGAAGGATCAGACATTGAACTTGATGTTGATCACGTCCCCGTCCTTGACTATGTACTCCTTGCCCTCCTGTCTAACATAGCCCTTTTCCCGGGCGGCGGCGTAGGTGCCTACCTCGGTCAGGTGGTCGTAGGAGACCGTCTCGGCCCGGATGAACCCCCGTTCCAGGTCGGAGTGGATGGTCCCGGCCGCCTGGGGGGCCTTGGTGTTTAAGGGAATGGTCCAGGCCCGGCACTCGTCCTCGCCCACGGTGAAAAAGGAGATCTGGCCCAGCAGCCGGTACGAGGTGCGGATCATCTTGTTCAAGGCCGGCTCGGCGATCTTCATTTCGGCCAGAAATTCTTTGGCCTCCTCGTCCGACATCTGGGCGATGTCCATCTCGATGGCCCCGCACAGGGCGGTGGCTTCCTGGCTGCTGGCCGAGGACAAGGCGCTCTGCAAAGCAACAAAATCCACCCCTTCCCCGTAGTTCAGCACCGGCAGCAGCGGCTTCTCGGTCAGAAGCTGGAAACTGCGGAGGGCCTTGGATTCTTCCGGGAAAAGGTCCAGCATGTGAAGCGGCTTTTCGGCCTCCAGGTGGACCCGGCATTTATCCAGGATCGCCAGTTCCTTGTCCAGCTCCGGCCGTTTTACCTTTTTAATGTCTATTTTGACCCGCTCGATCCGCCGCTCCACCATGGACAGGTCGGACAGCAGCAGCTCGGTGGCAATGGTCTGGTAATCATCCACCGGGGATGGGGCGCCGGAGGCGTCGGCGAAGCCGCGCAGCACCAGGATCATGGCGTCCACCTTGTGCATCTGGGTCAGGAACTCGGTGCCCAGGCCCCCGGAATCGGAGACCCCCTTGGCCATGCCGCCGATGTCCACATAGGTGATGGTGGCCGGGACCTTCTTCTTGGGGTTGAACATGGCAGTCAGCTTGTCCAGCCGGGGGTCCGGCACCTTGACCACTCCCATGTGGACATCGCAGCCGGTGGAGTATTCACCCTCTTTGATGCAGGATTTGGTCAGGGCGTTGAAGATCGTTGTCTTGCCCGACTGGGGCAGGCCGATGATTCCTAGTTGCAAAATAGTTCCTTTGTTTGTATTATGAATGTCAAGGATTTAAGCCGGATTTCACTCATTCCGAAATTTTATTTTATCACAATCCAACCCTGCATTCAAGCATAAAACAAGGCCCTGTCAAACTATTTGACGGGGCCTTTTAGCACCGGGTTTACGGTTAAAAATAGGTATAGCAGATGGGCTTGTTTTGGGCCCTAAATATCCGGTCCACCGTGTTCAAATAGGCCGGATCGGAGATCCGGGACAGGCCCAGACGGTGAAGTGTTTTGTAATCCACCGCCCCCATCAGCAGGGAAGAGAATTCAGGGACGTCCAGCCAGACCTCCGCGTCGTATTCCTGCTCGTCTGATATGGTCAGGGAGCCGAACTCCACCTGGGCCACCAGCGCCCCGGCATTGGCCGGCAGGAAACTGTCGGCGATGTTAAGTTTCAGTTTGCAGTTTTGTTCCCCGAAACTATGTCCTTTCATCTCTTCCAGCAGCCTTCTGGTATTGAGCGACCGGTACATCATCCCGTAACCGGCGTTGGCGGTCTGCTGGAACAGCGGCGGGATCAGGTTCTCCGAGCCGTCACGGATGTCCCCGAACAGCCAGTTCAGGTGCTCATCCTGGGTGATGAAGACCACCTGCTTTATCTGGTCGGCCTGGCTGTGCAGGAAGGTCATCAGTTCCATGAGGACCTCCGGATCCTGATAAACTAATTCCCGCACCACCATCTCGGTCTGCAGGAAATTGGCGTCGGCCGGTTTAAAGGAAAAGGTCAGATACCCCAATACCTGGTCGGCCTTCTTATAGCCGTAAACCTTGGAATCCGGGCTTTTCAGCAGGCCCTCGGCCTCGGCCTGGGTCTTCTCCATCATCCCGTGATGCTCCCGGCCGAACTGCCGGGCGCAGGCCAGATATTCCTTGAGATCGCCGGTTTCCAGCCGTTTGACATGGCTCTTGGTGCTTCCCTTGGGCAGCTGATCGGGCCTGGTCCTGAACTGAAAGGCCCGGGTGCCGTAGCCAAATCCCATCTTCTTGTAAAAGTCCGGGCGGAAGGGATACAGCGTGGCCAGATTGTAACCCTTCTGGCGGTAGTGTTCCAGAAAGTAGGCGATCATCTCCCGGCAGATCTTTTCCTTTTTGTGGAGCAGGTCCACCGCCACCATGCCCACCCCGCCGGCCTTGATCTGGGTCTCATACATTTGCAGGTTCAGGTCGTGCAGCCGCATCCCGCCCAGCATTTTCTCGTCGCGGAAAAGCCCCCAGAAACTGACTCCGGGATCATCCTCCTGGTGTTTTACCAAACGTTCCTTGAGTTTTTGCTTGTCCTCGGGCGTGACGATCTTGAACCCGGGATAGGCCTCGGCCACGATGTTGACATAGCGGTCAAGATCCTCTTCAAACAGGCGTCGTATCTGGCTCATACAGCTCCCTGTGTACACAGTTTTTTATTTTAACCACAAAAGGCACAAAATACACAAAACTAATTTATTTAAACCCTATGTGATTTATGTGCTTTCTGTGGCTATTTAACCCCGTTTCTTAAGGAAGTTTAGTTTCACCCAGCCCCAGTTGAGCCACAGATGCGCCAGGACAACAAGGACCATGGCCAGCCCGGCATACTCATGCACCTCCCCGGCGGCCTCGGCGTTCTCCAGCAATCCGGTAAAGGCCAGCGCCCCGGTCACCGCCTGGACGGCAAACAGCGCAAACAGCGCCAGGTTCAGCCATTTAAGTGTTTTCTGCTTGTTCATAAAACTATTCCCCTTTACAATTCACGATTCACAGTTTACCGTTTGCTATCAGAAGCCCCTGTCCTTAAGCTCCTCAAAGCTTATCCCCCGCTGGGCCAGGCCGTCGTAGGAGAACAGCACGATGTCGTTGATGCCCGCCCGCCGCAGTTCCCTGGTCTTCTCCATGATGCCCTCCATGCTGTCGCGCCAGGCCCCCAGCCCCACGTAGACCTGTCCCGCCCCCTTGTAGCGCACCGATTTCTGGGCCAGCCGCAGGACGGTGGGAGTGTCTTTGGAGTAATCCATCAGCACCACAAAGTCCACCCAGCGGTTCAGCAACCAGTTGGGCCAGTCCTGGCCAAAACCGGCCCGGGCCTCGTCGGGGTCGGGCTTGACCGCAGCCGAGAGCTTGACCCAGGGGTTGAACTTGACGATGTCCATCTTCAGCTGGGAGACCAGGTCCGAGATGTTGTACATCCGCCACTGGTACCAGGTATCCCAGTAGGGCTTTAGGCCGGGATCCCCGGTGAAGAAGGCCATGGGGTCAACCTTATACTGGCTGTAAAAGGCGTTGCGGCTGGAGAGGTCGTAGGAATAGTTAAGGTTGCCGTAGCGCACATAGTCCAGGTGGATGCCGTCCACATCGTATTTGAAGAGGATCTCCCTCACCAGCTCCCGAAGATACTCCTTGACCTCGGGGCTGGCCGCTGAAAGATAGACCCCTTCCAGGCCTTTCCGGTCCAGTTCTTTCTGACTGTAATCCTTTAACGAACGTCCCTCTGAATCGGCGGCGAACCACCCCTTGCCCTTGTAATAGACATGCCTCCGGTCCTTGGGGTCCGCCTCGGAGGACCAGATGAAGTAGACGTTGATCCAGGCGTGCATCTTGATGCCGCTGGCCTTGCATTCCTTCAGCATCAGGGCAAGGGGGTCGAAGTCCTTGGAGACGCAGGCGGCGGTGGGCAGGTTTTGGGAATTGTAGTAGGCCTCGCCCTTGGCGAAGAACTGGACGAACAGATCGGTGATGCCGGCCTGCCGGGCCGAGCGGACGATCTTCTTGACGCTGGCCGGGCTGGTCAGGGAGTAGCGCACCACCCACATGCCTTTGACCTGGGCCTGTACCAGGGCAGGGAGGAGTGTCAGAACTAGAGCTAAAATTATTATGTTTTTTATTGGAGTACGCATGAATAAGCTCTGTTTTATATTTACGAGACCGTGAACGATATCGCTATTAATAATACACAAAAAACAAAAATAGCGCAAGGCTTATTTCTAAACCTTGCGCTCTTTAAATCAACTTAAAAAAACTACTTCTTTACTTCGGCCTTTTTCTCTGTTTTCTTCTCTACCTTGTCCACAGAAGTCTTGGCGGAGGCGGGTTTCTTTTCCTCTTTGGGCTTGCCTTCTGTCTTGACCTTCTTGCCAGGCTGTTTCTTGGCCGGCTTGTGGATCTTCTTTTCCTTTTCCTTCTTCTCGCCTTCAACCAGCTTGGCCTTGGCCGGGGCGCCGTAGAGCTCCATCAGGCACAGCAGGGCGGCATCGCCCTTGCGCAGCCATAGCTTGGTGACGGTAATGAAGCCGGAGTTCTTGTCCTTCATCCGGGGCATGATCACCTGGAACAGCTTCTTTAGGACATCCTTGTCCTTGACCACCCGGCCCACCTGGCGGATGGCGGCCAGGTCGTTCTGCTTGGAGACGGAGATCAGGTGCTCGGCCACCCGCTTGGAGGCCTGGGCCTTGGGGAAGGTGGTCTGTATCTTTTCGTATTTGAACAGCGATGTCACCAGATTGGACATCAGGGCCCGGCGGTGGGAATGGCTGCGGCTCAGTTTTAAGGTGTCTTTGCGGTGTCGCATGTATGTTTACCCTATCTCAAAAATTTTAGTTCTATCTTTAACCAGAGAAACCAATGTCTACTAATGTCGATAATGTCCGATGCCTGTCCGTCCGTAGTTTATCAGGCCTTCTTCTTCTTGGCGTCGGTATACTGGTCCACCTTCATCCCGAAGGTCAGGCTCATGTTCTTTAAGATCACCGAGAGCTCGGCCAGCGACTTGCGGCCGAAGTTCCGGTATTTAAGCATTTCGCTTTCGGTCTTCTGCACCAGATCGCCCAGGGTGAAGATATTGTTGGCCCGCAGACAGTTGGCCGAGCGCACCGAGAGCTCCAGCTCCTCCACCGGCTTCATCAGCATGTCCCGCATCTTCACCATGTCGTCGTCCAGGCCCTCGACCTTGCCCTCTTCGCCGTCTTCACCGAAGGAGCGGAACAGGGTCAGGTGGTCGCGCAGCAGCTTGGCGGCCTGGGATACCGCCACATCGGGCTTCACCGAGCCGTTGGTGTGGACCTCCAGGATCAGGCGGTCATAGTCGGTGCGCTCGCCCACCCGGCAGTTCTCCACCAAAAAGTTGACCCGGGAGACCGGCGAGAAGATGGCGTCCACCGGGATCAGCCCGATGGTGTTGAATGATTTGCGGAAGACCTCGGCCGGCACATAGCCCCGGCCGTGATCCACGGTCAGTTCCAGCTTGAACACCCCGTCCTCGGAAAGGGTGGCGATGTGCTGTTCGGGGTTCAGGATCTCCACCTCGGCGTCGGATTCAATCTGGGAGGCCTTGACCTCGCCCTTGCCCGAAGCCTTGAGATACAGGACCTTGGGATGTTCGGAATGCAGGCGGAGCTTAATTTTCTTGATGTTCAGGATTATCTCGGTGACGTCTTCCACCACGCCCGGGATGGTGGAGAACTCGTGGAGCACGCCCTCGATCTTGACCGCCATGATGGCCGCCCCGGGGATGGATGACAGCAGCACCCGGCGCAGGGCGTTGCCTAAGGTCAGGCCGTAACCCCGTTCCAAGGGCTCGGCAATGAATTTACCGTAATTGGGTCCGTAAGTTGCTTCGTCTATCACGATGCTCTTGGGCATCTGCAGGGTATTCCATCTCATAATTGCCTCCAAAAGTTTTGAAATTGAACCCGGCCCAAACCGCTTGAACCGAGCGAGGCTTCCCGAATGAGGACCCTTTTAAAGCCTTGTCAAAGAAAGCTGTATTATGTTAATAACGGCTTTTTAAATAGGATCCTTTCGGCATTACTTGGAGTACAACTCCACGATCAGCTGTTCGTTGATCTGCATCCCGATGCTGTCCCTGGTGGGGATGTTGACCAGCTTGCCCGAGAGTTTCTCCTTGTTGAGCTCCAGCCAGGGCACGGGGGTCCGCCCTTTGGTCGCTTCCAGGGCGCCGGCAATGATCACATTGTCCTTGCTCTTGGTTTTGACCTCGATGGTGTCGCCGGGGCGCAGCAGGATGGATGGAATATTGACGACCTTGTCGTTGACCAGAAAATGCCCGTGATTGACCAGCTGGCGGGCGGCCGAGCGGGATGGGGCCAGCCCCATCCGGAAGACGATGTTGTCCAGCCGGCGTTCCAGCAGTGACAGCAGGTTCTCGCCGGTGACCCCCTTCATGCTGGAGGCCTTCTCGAAATAGTTGCGGAACTGGCGTTCCAGGATGCCGTAGATCCGGCGGACCTTCTGTTTTTCCCTCAGGTGGATGGCGTAACCGGTGGGCTTGCGCATCCGGTCCTTGCCGTGCTCGCCCGGGGCATAGGGCCTCTTGTCAAAGGCGCAGTTCTTGGTGTTGCATCTTTCGCCCTTTAGGAACAACTTGGCTCCCTCGCGGCGGCACAACTTACACCTGGCAGCAGTATATCTTGCCATTTATATTTAAAAACCTCCTAAAAAATTACTTTCCGAATGTCTGTTCCCGTTTGGCATTGGCCCTGGTTTAGACCCGGCGCTTCTTGGGGGCCCGGCAGCCGTTGTGGGGCACCGGGGTCACGTCGCGGATCACGGTCACGGCCAGGCCCGAGGACTGGAGCGACCTGATGGCGGATTCCCGTCCGCCGCCCGGGCCCTTGACCCAGGCCTCCACCCGCTGCATCCCCAGCGAGACCGCGGTCTTGGCGCAGTTCTCGGCCGCCATCTGGGCGGCGAAGGGGGTTGATTTGCGCGAGCCCTTGAATCCGGCCTTCCCCGACGAGGCCCAGGAGATGACGTTGCCGCTCTTGTCGGTGATGGTGACGATGGTGTTGTTGAAGGTGGCCTGGATGTGGGCGATGCCTGAAGATTCGATCTTCTTTTCTTTTTTCTTGACCTGCTTTTTCTCTTCCGCCATTTTCCCTCTTTTCGGTAAAATCTTTTATCTCTGGCCGGCCCCTATTGCGGGGACCGGGAGCATTTCTTTTGACCGGTCCGCTTTAATGCGGCAACCGGGGTTTGGGCTACTTCTTGCCGGGGGCTTTTTTCTTGACGATGGCGCCCTTGCGCGGTCCCTTGCGGGTGCGGGCGTTGGTCTTGGTGCGCTGGCCCCGCACCGGCAGGCCCTTGCGGTGCCTGACCCCCCGGTAGCTGCCGATCTCCACCAAACGCTTGATGGCCAGGCTGACCTCGGTCCGCTTGTTGCCCTCCACCTTGAACTCCTGTTCGATGATGCTGCGCAGGCGGCCCACTTCGTCGTCGCTTAGGTCCTTGACCCGTTTGTTGGGGTCCACCTTGGCCAACATCAGTATCTTTTTGGCCGAACTCCGGCCCAGGCCGAAG
The DNA window shown above is from bacterium and carries:
- a CDS encoding GNAT family N-acetyltransferase, coding for MSQIRRLFEEDLDRYVNIVAEAYPGFKIVTPEDKQKLKERLVKHQEDDPGVSFWGLFRDEKMLGGMRLHDLNLQMYETQIKAGGVGMVAVDLLHKKEKICREMIAYFLEHYRQKGYNLATLYPFRPDFYKKMGFGYGTRAFQFRTRPDQLPKGSTKSHVKRLETGDLKEYLACARQFGREHHGMMEKTQAEAEGLLKSPDSKVYGYKKADQVLGYLTFSFKPADANFLQTEMVVRELVYQDPEVLMELMTFLHSQADQIKQVVFITQDEHLNWLFGDIRDGSENLIPPLFQQTANAGYGMMYRSLNTRRLLEEMKGHSFGEQNCKLKLNIADSFLPANAGALVAQVEFGSLTISDEQEYDAEVWLDVPEFSSLLMGAVDYKTLHRLGLSRISDPAYLNTVDRIFRAQNKPICYTYF
- the ychF gene encoding redox-regulated ATPase YchF, whose amino-acid sequence is MQLGIIGLPQSGKTTIFNALTKSCIKEGEYSTGCDVHMGVVKVPDPRLDKLTAMFNPKKKVPATITYVDIGGMAKGVSDSGGLGTEFLTQMHKVDAMILVLRGFADASGAPSPVDDYQTIATELLLSDLSMVERRIERVKIDIKKVKRPELDKELAILDKCRVHLEAEKPLHMLDLFPEESKALRSFQLLTEKPLLPVLNYGEGVDFVALQSALSSASSQEATALCGAIEMDIAQMSDEEAKEFLAEMKIAEPALNKMIRTSYRLLGQISFFTVGEDECRAWTIPLNTKAPQAAGTIHSDLERGFIRAETVSYDHLTEVGTYAAAREKGYVRQEGKEYIVKDGDVINIKFNV
- a CDS encoding AIR synthase related protein: MAKKISDIGEFGLIDRIKKTAGMVPRNSRVLLGIGDDAALLKLSPGKICAVTTDTMVEGVHFDLSYTSFFDLGYRTMAANLSDIAAMGGNPMMALVTLALPAKTSVKQIDQLYAGMQALAKKPGVVIAGGDIVKSRELSITL
- the rplQ gene encoding 50S ribosomal protein L17, which encodes MRHRKDTLKLSRSHSHRRALMSNLVTSLFKYEKIQTTFPKAQASKRVAEHLISVSKQNDLAAIRQVGRVVKDKDVLKKLFQVIMPRMKDKNSGFITVTKLWLRKGDAALLCLMELYGAPAKAKLVEGEKKEKEKKIHKPAKKQPGKKVKTEGKPKEEKKPASAKTSVDKVEKKTEKKAEVKK
- a CDS encoding family 10 glycosylhydrolase — protein: MRTPIKNIIILALVLTLLPALVQAQVKGMWVVRYSLTSPASVKKIVRSARQAGITDLFVQFFAKGEAYYNSQNLPTAACVSKDFDPLALMLKECKASGIKMHAWINVYFIWSSEADPKDRRHVYYKGKGWFAADSEGRSLKDYSQKELDRKGLEGVYLSAASPEVKEYLRELVREILFKYDVDGIHLDYVRYGNLNYSYDLSSRNAFYSQYKVDPMAFFTGDPGLKPYWDTWYQWRMYNISDLVSQLKMDIVKFNPWVKLSAAVKPDPDEARAGFGQDWPNWLLNRWVDFVVLMDYSKDTPTVLRLAQKSVRYKGAGQVYVGLGAWRDSMEGIMEKTRELRRAGINDIVLFSYDGLAQRGISFEELKDRGF
- a CDS encoding DNA-directed RNA polymerase subunit alpha, coding for MRWNTLQMPKSIVIDEATYGPNYGKFIAEPLERGYGLTLGNALRRVLLSSIPGAAIMAVKIEGVLHEFSTIPGVVEDVTEIILNIKKIKLRLHSEHPKVLYLKASGKGEVKASQIESDAEVEILNPEQHIATLSEDGVFKLELTVDHGRGYVPAEVFRKSFNTIGLIPVDAIFSPVSRVNFLVENCRVGERTDYDRLILEVHTNGSVKPDVAVSQAAKLLRDHLTLFRSFGEDGEEGKVEGLDDDMVKMRDMLMKPVEELELSVRSANCLRANNIFTLGDLVQKTESEMLKYRNFGRKSLAELSVILKNMSLTFGMKVDQYTDAKKKKA
- the rpsK gene encoding 30S ribosomal protein S11 produces the protein MAEEKKQVKKKEKKIESSGIAHIQATFNNTIVTITDKSGNVISWASSGKAGFKGSRKSTPFAAQMAAENCAKTAVSLGMQRVEAWVKGPGGGRESAIRSLQSSGLAVTVIRDVTPVPHNGCRAPKKRRV
- a CDS encoding nitrilase-related carbon-nitrogen hydrolase, with product MKTGFVQFNPAFGQVTKNLSTIHRLVSSVKADLLVLPELCLSGYNFVSKDEVRQLSETSEGPSIKALKLLSKKTGTILVAGFAEQAGNKIFNSSILIRPSGKTDIYRKTHLFWNEKKWFAPGDTGFKVFRAGQVKIGMMICYDWFFPEAARSLALNGAQIICHPANLVLPYCPRSMPVRALENKVFTITANRTGREKRGRHDLNFIGQSIMAGPDQSILAKAPVKNEAVRVVDIDPKVADNKRVTPLNHLFLDRCPEYYV
- the rpsD gene encoding 30S ribosomal protein S4; translated protein: MARYTAARCKLCRREGAKLFLKGERCNTKNCAFDKRPYAPGEHGKDRMRKPTGYAIHLREKQKVRRIYGILERQFRNYFEKASSMKGVTGENLLSLLERRLDNIVFRMGLAPSRSAARQLVNHGHFLVNDKVVNIPSILLRPGDTIEVKTKSKDNVIIAGALEATKGRTPVPWLELNKEKLSGKLVNIPTRDSIGMQINEQLIVELYSK
- a CDS encoding DUF4405 domain-containing protein, which codes for MNKQKTLKWLNLALFALFAVQAVTGALAFTGLLENAEAAGEVHEYAGLAMVLVVLAHLWLNWGWVKLNFLKKRG
- the rpsM gene encoding 30S ribosomal protein S13, encoding MARIAGVDLPREKRVEIGLTYIFGLGRSSAKKILMLAKVDPNKRVKDLSDDEVGRLRSIIEQEFKVEGNKRTEVSLAIKRLVEIGSYRGVRHRKGLPVRGQRTKTNARTRKGPRKGAIVKKKAPGKK